The Chryseobacterium nakagawai genome has a segment encoding these proteins:
- a CDS encoding toxin-antitoxin system YwqK family antitoxin: protein MKLYICFCFIFSFFLNSCAQQKFEKPPKHDKNKLIDKLPQKLSYYFNSSELKKNVDSLFCLNANDKCNIIDGKTTLYSYYQTSGNDNPKLVPYNFAEGEFLEGRYQGIWKYYDKNGKVIKKEKWDNGKLMYRKEYK from the coding sequence ATGAAACTATATATTTGCTTTTGTTTTATATTTTCTTTTTTTTTAAATTCTTGTGCACAACAAAAATTTGAAAAACCACCAAAACATGATAAAAATAAATTAATTGATAAACTACCCCAAAAATTATCTTATTATTTTAATTCTTCAGAATTGAAAAAAAATGTTGATAGTTTGTTCTGTTTGAATGCCAATGATAAATGCAACATAATTGATGGAAAAACAACCCTTTATTCATATTATCAAACCTCAGGAAATGACAATCCTAAACTTGTTCCATATAATTTTGCAGAAGGAGAATTCTTAGAGGGAAGATATCAAGGAATCTGGAAGTATTATGATAAAAACGGAAAAGTCATCAAAAAAGAAAAATGGGATAATGGAAAGTTAATGTATAGGAAAGAATATAAATAA
- a CDS encoding zinc metalloprotease — protein MSRTRIVKGTYTKISQEGHSMYSNENIITTAGSAITETGATGGVSYGNPSKPSAGKVMAKCLVKFRPHDKYKDNPDFGFDWLREGDSGQPGDNWFGAVMGKYYEADNVTVFKNGNSWNTNFHKDLNMYDKKLKSYKSLSISWKKVNKTPYLYPIPVLTLLKGKSALLTLKIEIKEKPQKLTFEFKDKEAEKYLSLNLKEIGVIKVGKYDKSNYLKITCKEQFSKEQMLYVKADGEVCGALIIHPNSAAHIKKISALFISVKTDINDVIKVGKPKPGSQQYFTECLNQALVSPTIQNSFSIDCTGNLLYNAFRFKFCKKINGKYYINDSSGLRDYLEGKFKDKYGSQYDSHFKVFFIEDVYPGWKNGAIASYTNGFSFFNTTFTVQFYTHSKETVAHELMHALGLPHTFDGNAPAKYTYEAYKTNNLMDYCHHIQIPRISVFKWQWKVLNSKIML, from the coding sequence ATGAGTAGGACGAGAATCGTAAAAGGCACTTATACTAAAATATCTCAGGAAGGACACAGCATGTATTCTAACGAGAATATTATTACCACCGCCGGATCTGCAATAACCGAAACCGGGGCTACTGGTGGTGTAAGCTATGGAAACCCCTCAAAACCATCCGCTGGAAAAGTGATGGCTAAATGTTTAGTGAAATTCAGGCCTCATGATAAGTACAAAGATAATCCAGATTTTGGTTTTGACTGGTTAAGAGAAGGAGATTCCGGACAACCGGGAGATAATTGGTTCGGAGCTGTCATGGGAAAGTATTATGAAGCTGATAATGTCACCGTGTTTAAAAATGGGAACAGTTGGAATACCAATTTCCACAAAGATCTCAATATGTATGACAAAAAGCTGAAAAGCTACAAAAGCCTTTCCATTTCCTGGAAGAAAGTCAATAAAACACCTTATCTGTATCCAATACCGGTGCTTACATTACTGAAAGGAAAATCAGCATTGTTAACCCTTAAAATTGAAATTAAAGAGAAACCTCAAAAGCTGACTTTTGAGTTCAAAGATAAAGAAGCCGAAAAATACCTGTCCCTCAACCTTAAAGAGATTGGAGTGATTAAAGTAGGGAAATATGATAAGTCCAATTACCTGAAAATAACCTGTAAGGAACAGTTTAGCAAAGAACAAATGTTATATGTAAAAGCAGATGGAGAAGTCTGTGGTGCCTTAATCATTCATCCCAATTCTGCAGCGCATATCAAAAAGATTTCTGCCCTTTTTATTTCCGTAAAAACCGATATTAATGACGTTATTAAAGTAGGAAAGCCCAAACCGGGCAGTCAGCAGTATTTTACAGAATGCCTGAATCAGGCGTTGGTATCCCCAACCATTCAGAATTCTTTTTCTATTGATTGTACAGGGAATCTTCTGTATAATGCCTTCAGATTCAAGTTCTGTAAAAAGATTAACGGAAAGTATTATATAAATGATTCCTCTGGCTTAAGGGACTATCTGGAAGGGAAATTTAAGGATAAATACGGCAGCCAGTATGATTCGCATTTCAAAGTCTTTTTTATAGAAGATGTCTATCCGGGGTGGAAGAATGGGGCAATTGCTTCATATACCAATGGCTTTTCATTTTTTAATACCACTTTTACCGTTCAGTTTTATACCCATTCAAAAGAAACGGTTGCCCATGAATTAATGCATGCGCTGGGGCTTCCGCATACTTTTGATGGGAATGCTCCGGCAAAGTATACTTACGAAGCTTATAAAACAAACAATCTTATGGACTATTGCCACCATATACAAATCCCCAGAATAAGTGTTTTTAAGTGGCAATGGAAAGTGTTGAACTCTAAAATTATGCTGTAA